The genomic DNA GGCATGGTGCTGTTGATCACCGGCCCGAACATGGCGGGTAAGAGTACGTACATCCGGCAAGTCGCGCTGCTGACGCTGATGGCTCAGGTCGGTTCGTTTGTGCCGGCCAAGTGTGCGACGATCGGCATCGCCGACCGGATCTTCGCTCGCGTCGGTGCCAGCGATGAACTCAGCCGCGGGCAGAGTACGTTTATGGTCGAGATGGTCGAAACGGCTCGGATTCTGAACACCGCCACGCCGCGCAGCCTGGTGATCCTCGACGAGATCGGCCGCGGCACCAGCACCTACGACGGCCTCTCTCTGGCCTGGGCGATCACCGAGCACCTGCACGATCAGATCGGTTGCCGAACGCTTTTTGCCACCCACTATCACGAACTGACTCAGTTGTCCGATATGCTCCCCGGCGTCGAGAATCTGAACGTCTCGGTTCGCGAATGGGGCGACAAAGTTGTCTTCCTGCATCGCATCGTTCGCGGCGGTGCGGACAAGAGTTACGGAATCCACGTCGCACGTTTGGCTGGCGTTCCGCAATCGGTGAACGAACGAGCCAAAGACGTTTTGGCTCAGTTGGAATCCGACCACCGCGACGCCTTCGATCGCCCGACGATCGCTCCGCCGGACGGCCGCAAGAGTGGCAGTGCGATGCAGATGACGCTGTTTGGTTACGTTGATCATCCGCTGGTCGATGAGCTTCGCAACCTGCAGATCGATGCGATGACACCGATCGACGCGCTGCAGATGCTGCAGCAGTGGCAGCAGAAAATTCGGGATGGCGAAGACACACCCGAGCTCTCGCGCAGCAAGTAGAATGGCGGCTGGAGCGGTCTCGCCGGAGTTCGTTCCCTCCCCCCAAAACCTACCTGACTGTGAGCCTCACCATGAAACTCCGCTCTCTCTCGACGCTCTGCATCGTTGTTGCAGCACTCACCGCCTCGAATGCGGATCAACCGGAAGAATCGTTCCAGCGTCCGGTCCGTGTGATCTTCGATACCGACATCACCGGCGACGTCGACGATGTGTTGGCGCTGGCGATGCTGCATACTTTGGCCGATCGAGGTGAATGCGTCATCGAAGCGGTCACGGTCTCGAAGATCAATCCGCTGGCAGCTCCCTTCGTCGACGCGGTCAACACGTTTTATGGACGTCCCGACATCCCGATCGGCGCGACACGCGACGCTCAAAAACGGGACAGCAAGTACCTGTCATTGGTCAAGACGCGTGATGGCGATCAATTTCGCTATCCCCACGATCTCCTCTCCAGCGAGGACGCCCCGACCGCTGTCGACGTCTTGCGGCGGACGTTGGCTGCCGCCGAAGACAGCTCGATCACCTTGGTCCAAGTTGGCCTCGCGTCGAATCTCGCCGATCTAATCGAATCGCCAGCTGACGCGATCAGCCCGCTGACGGGAACCGAATTGGTTCGCAAGAAGGTCCGTTTGGTGTCGTTGATGGCAGGCGCATTTGTGTCGGTCAACGGGAACAAACATTTTCTAGAGGCGAACGTCCGCAATGGGATCGGCGCGATGCAGCGGTTTGTCGATGGATGGCCCGACGATGTGCCGGCGATCTGGAGCGGCTATCCGATCGGCGTCGCCACGGCGTTCCCACGGGAGAGCATCGCGCGGGAGTTCGAATATCGCAAGCATCACATCGTTAAAGAAGCGTATCTGATGTACTGCGGTCCCGATCACGATCGCCCCAGCTGGGATCTGACCAGTGTCTTGTACGCCGTCCGTCCCGAGGACAACTTCTTCGGCCTATCCCCTCGCGGCCGCGTCGTCGTGGAAGACGACGGCTTCACGCGGTTTGAACCTTCGGAAAACGGCCGCGATCGCTACATGACCCTTTCGCCGAAACAGCGAATCCGCGTCATCGAGGCTCAACGCTGCCTCGTCAGCCAGCCCCCGCTGCGCTAGACGGTTTAGAGCCCCAGCAAATCGCCTTACCCAGGATGGGGAACCGATCCCGGCAGGGATCATAGACGTTAGCCGGTGGTTCGAGCGAAGCGAACACCACCGGAAATCCATAACGTCTCGGCGACAAATGGATCGCAACGCGGCCCCAGAAGGTAGCCGGTGGTTTGAGCGCAGCGAACACCACCGGAAACCCAACGACCCTCAAATCACCGCCCCCAGCGGGGGCGCACCTCGATCTGCGATCCCTCCGGGATCAACACGCGTTTCTGACGCCGCATTCCGGAGGTGCGCCGCTGCGCGACGACCTCCGGCTACCTTCTTGCATCCCTTCGGGATCGTCGCATCGGACGCAACCGCACCGCGTCGTGCCCACCGTCTGCCAAACCTCGACCGCTGCCTGGTCGCACCTCGATTGCCCTCGCGAATTGCCACAATCGTTAAAATCGGCAGGACGCTCGATGGGGAACAAACGCAAACCGATAGATAAACAAGGTGTGGAGCGAACGAGAAGAAACTTATGTCAAATCCCCAATCCCCTGCAACAAATGATGCATTCTCTTGCAAAGAGTCATGCCGCGATCGCCATCGCCAGCATCATTGCGGTAACGGGAGTCCTCTCGGTCAGAGCTGATGAGAGGAGTGTCGATTGTGACGTGGCAACATGGTGTTGTGACGATCCGACGGAAGAGGCCATCTGTCCACGGGAGTACCTATTGGGCGACTGGTGTGGCGCCCGCCCCTGCCTTCAAGATTCCGGCATCACTCCGTTTCTCTATTACGATTCGATCACTGCGGCAAATGTTGATGGTGGAATCAAGCAGACCAGGACTTTACCGGGCAGGTTTACGCGGGTGCCGATCTCGACCTGGAGACTCTACTGGGATGGAACCGCACGACGTTGAAGATCTCCACGGTCCAGCGGCACGGCGACAGCATCAGCCCATCGGTCGGCGGAATCTACGATCCGATGTGTATCTTCGGAGGACAGGTCCTTTTCC from Rosistilla carotiformis includes the following:
- a CDS encoding nucleoside hydrolase, producing the protein MKLRSLSTLCIVVAALTASNADQPEESFQRPVRVIFDTDITGDVDDVLALAMLHTLADRGECVIEAVTVSKINPLAAPFVDAVNTFYGRPDIPIGATRDAQKRDSKYLSLVKTRDGDQFRYPHDLLSSEDAPTAVDVLRRTLAAAEDSSITLVQVGLASNLADLIESPADAISPLTGTELVRKKVRLVSLMAGAFVSVNGNKHFLEANVRNGIGAMQRFVDGWPDDVPAIWSGYPIGVATAFPRESIAREFEYRKHHIVKEAYLMYCGPDHDRPSWDLTSVLYAVRPEDNFFGLSPRGRVVVEDDGFTRFEPSENGRDRYMTLSPKQRIRVIEAQRCLVSQPPLR